A genomic stretch from Acidobacteriota bacterium includes:
- a CDS encoding polysaccharide deacetylase family protein: MKNHLQRLFYSLLSALSIFHQPALSQPVIEQTPESPVIAITFDDLPLNGRQTSLILQHKMTQRLIYTIRTNRIAAVGFVNEAQLFEYGEIDRRVDLLKLWVDAELELGNHTYSHPSLHETPVEVFMEDIIRGETVTKMLYKPKKLPLRYFRHPYLRAGLSPETRAQIESFLSRRGYTIAPVTIENSDWMFNALYTPAKLAGKKHEMQAVGQAYVTYTEEMFAYFEALSEAVLGRQVRHILLLHSNELNADYFDELVGLMKKRGYHFVSLEEALADPAYQQPDTYFGKGGISWLQRWAISKEMTPRFRKKPEPPVDIQKSFGQLGY, from the coding sequence ATGAAAAATCATCTTCAGCGTCTTTTCTATAGCCTGTTATCAGCTCTATCAATTTTCCATCAACCAGCATTGAGCCAGCCTGTGATTGAACAAACGCCAGAGTCACCAGTCATCGCCATCACATTTGACGATCTTCCTCTCAATGGACGACAAACCAGTTTGATACTCCAACACAAAATGACCCAGCGGTTAATTTACACCATCCGCACCAACCGGATTGCGGCGGTGGGATTTGTGAATGAAGCCCAGCTTTTTGAATATGGGGAAATTGACCGTCGGGTGGACCTTTTAAAACTCTGGGTAGATGCTGAATTAGAGCTTGGAAACCATACGTATTCACATCCATCCCTGCATGAAACCCCGGTTGAAGTCTTTATGGAAGACATCATCCGTGGTGAAACCGTCACCAAAATGCTCTATAAGCCAAAGAAACTCCCGCTCCGGTACTTCCGCCATCCATACCTGCGGGCTGGACTATCACCCGAAACCAGAGCCCAGATCGAATCTTTTCTCAGCCGGCGCGGGTACACAATTGCCCCAGTCACCATTGAAAACTCCGACTGGATGTTTAATGCCCTCTATACTCCGGCCAAACTGGCTGGAAAGAAACACGAAATGCAGGCGGTGGGTCAGGCGTATGTCACCTATACCGAAGAAATGTTTGCTTATTTTGAAGCACTCTCCGAAGCAGTTCTTGGTCGGCAGGTGCGTCACATTTTGTTACTGCATTCCAATGAACTCAATGCCGACTATTTTGACGAACTGGTCGGCTTGATGAAAAAACGCGGCTACCATTTTGTCTCACTTGAGGAGGCACTGGCTGATCCAGCCTACCAGCAGCCCGACACCTATTTCGGGAAAGGGGGCATTTCCTGGCTTCAACGATGGGCAATTTCGAAAGAGATGACCCCCAGGTTCAGGAAAAAACCCGAACCTCCAGTTGATATCCAAAAATCATTTGGTCAGCTTGGATATTGA
- a CDS encoding CDGSH iron-sulfur domain-containing protein: MAATKITINPNGSLRIEGDFEIFDAQGRPFGLAGRTVIGLCRCGHSVNKPFCDGAHGRNGFESVCEARELPPPVKK; encoded by the coding sequence ATGGCAGCTACCAAAATTACCATAAACCCAAATGGATCGCTGAGGATTGAAGGCGATTTTGAAATTTTTGATGCTCAGGGACGCCCGTTTGGGCTGGCTGGTCGCACCGTGATTGGGTTATGTCGGTGTGGACATTCGGTTAACAAGCCGTTTTGCGATGGGGCGCATGGCCGAAATGGATTTGAATCGGTTTGTGAAGCCCGCGAACTTCCTCCCCCGGTCAAGAAATAG
- a CDS encoding M14 family metallopeptidase, whose protein sequence is MSRKKNVASFQFLLASLLAVLFVVPALGQNPSVYPVPPSPPLTGWQPPEAGPARSLTDSTKASPPDLLTHFEKSRYVETGRYAEVLELYQKLEKRSSLIKIQPLARTPQGRDLVVVIVSKDRAFTPEAAAKTGKPIIFIQNGIHSGEIGGKDASFMFVRDVVVSKKYAALLDHVILLVMPVFNIDGHERVSAYNRINQAGPREMGFRVTAHRKNLNRDYLKADTPEMRAWLKMWTSWKPDFLMDNHVTDGMDYQYDVTISIPSGLEVWPTVGNWVRNSFVPKFQAGLEQGGHVVGPYIEPIDEQDVTKGFQGGPSTPRFSTGYAAICNRPGLLVETHSLKPYRTQVWSHYDVIVQTLHLIAGNPAALKQAVTQADEQIAALSQKQAPGVQLYLAGKLGTANEPYAFRGVTTTFEQSAITGSSIPRYGSQPVTVDSLFYDQTVPTASPVVPYGYFIPAEWTEIIDLLEAHGVQLKRLSQNLSTEVEEYTFQMVKWSDRPFEGRHLVSSFSMTPRKRTLSFPAGTIFVPMNQRVARVAFNILEPEGPDSALRWGRFDSIFEQKEYYSDYVMEPIARKMLELNPKLREEFEQRLKNDAQFAADPQARLYFFYQRSPYFETDKDVYPVVRVMHAFK, encoded by the coding sequence ATGTCACGTAAAAAAAATGTTGCCAGCTTCCAATTTCTGCTGGCCTCACTTCTGGCGGTTCTGTTTGTGGTCCCGGCATTGGGGCAGAACCCATCCGTTTACCCAGTTCCACCTTCCCCGCCATTGACCGGCTGGCAGCCTCCGGAAGCGGGGCCGGCACGGTCACTTACCGACAGTACCAAAGCGTCGCCGCCTGACCTGCTGACCCACTTCGAGAAATCCAGGTATGTTGAGACCGGGCGATATGCGGAGGTCCTGGAACTCTATCAAAAACTTGAGAAACGCTCGTCCCTGATCAAAATCCAGCCCCTCGCCAGGACGCCCCAAGGCCGTGATCTGGTGGTGGTGATTGTGTCTAAGGACCGGGCGTTTACCCCCGAAGCCGCCGCGAAAACCGGCAAACCGATCATCTTTATCCAAAATGGAATTCACTCTGGTGAAATTGGCGGCAAAGACGCCTCGTTTATGTTTGTGCGGGATGTCGTGGTCTCCAAAAAGTATGCGGCTCTTTTAGATCACGTTATTTTACTGGTGATGCCGGTTTTTAATATTGATGGTCACGAACGCGTGTCAGCCTATAACCGCATTAACCAGGCCGGTCCCCGTGAAATGGGATTTCGCGTCACCGCGCACCGCAAAAACCTCAATCGTGATTATCTCAAAGCGGATACCCCGGAGATGCGAGCCTGGCTCAAGATGTGGACAAGCTGGAAACCAGACTTTTTGATGGATAACCATGTGACGGATGGCATGGATTACCAATATGACGTGACCATCAGTATTCCCAGTGGGTTAGAAGTCTGGCCAACGGTTGGAAACTGGGTTCGAAATTCGTTTGTGCCAAAATTTCAAGCCGGACTTGAACAGGGTGGCCACGTGGTTGGCCCCTATATTGAACCAATTGACGAACAGGACGTCACAAAAGGGTTTCAAGGCGGCCCCTCAACGCCGCGATTTTCGACCGGGTATGCCGCCATTTGCAATCGCCCAGGGTTGCTGGTGGAAACACACAGCCTCAAACCATATCGGACCCAGGTTTGGTCCCACTATGACGTCATTGTTCAAACCCTCCACCTCATTGCTGGTAATCCCGCCGCTCTCAAACAAGCCGTAACCCAGGCGGATGAACAAATCGCCGCGCTTTCACAAAAGCAGGCGCCGGGTGTCCAGTTGTATTTAGCTGGGAAACTGGGAACAGCGAACGAACCCTATGCTTTTCGAGGCGTGACCACCACGTTTGAACAAAGCGCGATCACTGGAAGTTCCATTCCCCGCTATGGCAGCCAGCCAGTCACGGTTGATTCGCTGTTTTATGATCAAACCGTTCCGACTGCCTCACCGGTCGTCCCCTATGGATATTTCATTCCAGCCGAGTGGACTGAGATTATTGACCTGCTGGAGGCACACGGGGTCCAGCTTAAGCGATTGTCACAGAACCTTTCGACTGAAGTTGAAGAGTATACTTTTCAGATGGTGAAGTGGTCTGACCGACCATTTGAAGGGCGGCATCTGGTTTCGAGTTTTTCCATGACCCCTCGAAAGCGGACGCTTTCGTTTCCAGCCGGAACCATCTTTGTTCCCATGAACCAGCGGGTGGCCAGGGTCGCCTTTAATATCCTGGAACCGGAAGGTCCCGATTCAGCACTGCGATGGGGCCGGTTTGACTCGATTTTTGAGCAAAAAGAATATTACTCCGACTATGTGATGGAGCCGATTGCCCGCAAAATGTTGGAGTTAAACCCCAAACTGCGCGAAGAGTTTGAGCAGCGGCTCAAAAATGATGCACAATTCGCCGCCGACCCACAGGCCCGCCTGTACTTTTTTTATCAACGCTCACCCTATTTCGAAACCGACAAAGATGTGTACCCGGTCGTGCGGGTGATGCACGCTTTCAAATAA
- a CDS encoding protein kinase, with translation MMKLQRLPNTLRPSFFCIGPLFLMWINTFGVFAQSELPSSKFDQPIEIHTYKYQKGDDARWAAPDFDDSGWSQTIIKKESPSEPLTDWQGYFWFRAEVTIPPAMIGQDIAFSYQKNYAHQAVEVFLNGVKVGSCGRFPPAIGFENQTTMVVPIPAHAVNTQGKVKLAFRAWAPDDPLFGTARLQFPVKIWWTMALETQVLSWKRGLMVRHIVPFILSLIFALVGIYHYVLYRRRQELTEYFWFSLTALGFAGNTFITCFWADFWVNSPRLEMRLMTLSQTLTVLMGLQFVLVFFQYPTSQLIRWYQVALIGVSGLVVIVPDRWFHANFQFLFYFSVIGVVLIGSIIYQKVMQRYVDSIPLGIGIMFVVISEILEVVKQSKFWHYLPEIDNYAQYGFASFLFMMAFSLSNRFSRVYSELDALNQDLERKVIERTEQITRQRDEIASQKEELEQRKTEVEAKNQELDEKVAELTAAQKQANRIFSALAQALPGTILDGKYQLAEKIGTGGFGAVFRATQLNLNRSVAVKVFRPAAGNDSEDAIERFRREGVSASRVNHPNAISIVDSGVSSDGIAYLVMELLNGHTLTDELRSAPRLSVSRSLKILIPVCDALSYAHSVGIIHRDIKPDNIFINQSPEGEVVKVLDFGIAKLIGAESGGIAGEQLTGTGLIVGTPAYMPPERLSGKPYDGRADVYSIGIIMFQMIAGQLPFAEAQNSLWELILAHTTRAIPSLRAYTENIPEELETLVYSALAKAPEARPSARELAHQLSIILANLDEVQTHQVTAPRELRRISTFETTPLTTGHQGEPRPTSFEGMSDAITVLAEKPDTTTLTQQAVVEQTQEVASLEPRHVANMETVVTERPAPTDE, from the coding sequence ATGATGAAGTTACAACGCCTCCCCAACACACTTCGCCCTTCATTCTTTTGCATAGGACCGTTGTTCCTGATGTGGATAAACACGTTTGGAGTGTTTGCCCAAAGCGAACTACCTTCATCTAAATTTGACCAGCCGATTGAAATCCACACCTACAAATATCAAAAAGGGGACGATGCCCGATGGGCGGCGCCGGATTTTGATGATTCCGGCTGGTCTCAAACCATCATTAAAAAAGAGTCGCCATCGGAACCACTGACTGACTGGCAGGGATATTTCTGGTTTCGGGCTGAGGTGACGATACCACCAGCCATGATCGGTCAGGATATTGCCTTTTCCTACCAAAAAAATTATGCCCATCAAGCCGTCGAGGTTTTTTTGAATGGAGTCAAGGTTGGAAGCTGTGGCCGATTTCCGCCGGCGATTGGCTTTGAAAACCAAACCACGATGGTTGTTCCCATCCCCGCGCATGCGGTCAACACACAGGGAAAGGTAAAGCTGGCCTTCCGCGCCTGGGCCCCCGATGATCCGCTTTTTGGGACCGCGCGGCTCCAGTTCCCAGTCAAAATATGGTGGACCATGGCCCTGGAAACCCAGGTTTTATCCTGGAAACGTGGCTTGATGGTACGTCACATCGTCCCATTTATCCTCTCCCTGATATTTGCGTTGGTTGGTATCTATCATTATGTTCTATACCGCCGGCGGCAGGAACTGACTGAATATTTCTGGTTTTCACTCACGGCCCTTGGATTTGCTGGCAACACGTTTATTACTTGCTTTTGGGCTGACTTTTGGGTGAATTCCCCTCGTTTGGAAATGCGATTGATGACCTTAAGTCAAACTCTCACCGTCTTGATGGGGTTGCAATTTGTACTGGTCTTTTTTCAGTATCCCACATCCCAGTTGATTCGCTGGTATCAGGTTGCTTTAATTGGAGTTTCTGGTCTGGTGGTCATCGTTCCAGATAGGTGGTTTCATGCTAATTTCCAATTTCTATTTTATTTTTCAGTGATTGGCGTGGTCTTGATTGGAAGCATTATTTATCAAAAAGTGATGCAGCGATACGTTGATTCGATTCCGTTGGGAATCGGGATTATGTTTGTGGTAATAAGTGAAATACTGGAAGTTGTAAAACAATCAAAGTTTTGGCATTACCTCCCTGAGATTGACAACTATGCCCAGTATGGGTTTGCGAGCTTTCTTTTTATGATGGCATTCTCGCTTTCAAATCGGTTCAGTCGGGTTTATTCCGAGCTGGATGCGTTGAATCAAGATCTGGAGCGGAAAGTCATTGAACGAACCGAACAAATTACCCGTCAGCGCGACGAAATCGCGAGCCAAAAAGAAGAACTGGAGCAGAGAAAAACCGAAGTTGAAGCCAAGAACCAGGAACTGGACGAAAAAGTGGCCGAACTCACCGCTGCCCAGAAACAGGCCAATCGAATTTTCTCAGCCTTGGCCCAAGCGCTTCCGGGAACAATCCTGGACGGGAAATACCAGCTTGCGGAAAAGATTGGGACCGGAGGCTTTGGCGCGGTCTTCCGGGCGACCCAGCTTAATCTCAACCGGTCTGTGGCGGTCAAAGTCTTCCGGCCAGCCGCGGGCAATGATTCCGAGGATGCGATTGAGCGATTTCGCCGCGAAGGGGTCTCGGCCTCACGTGTAAACCATCCCAATGCGATTTCGATTGTTGATTCCGGAGTTTCAAGCGATGGAATTGCCTATCTCGTCATGGAATTACTCAATGGGCATACCTTAACTGACGAACTTCGATCTGCTCCACGGCTTTCGGTGTCTCGGTCCTTGAAAATCCTGATTCCGGTGTGCGATGCGCTCAGTTATGCCCATTCCGTCGGGATCATCCATCGGGATATCAAACCTGACAATATCTTTATCAATCAATCGCCTGAAGGGGAAGTGGTCAAGGTACTTGATTTTGGCATTGCCAAGCTGATCGGGGCTGAATCGGGGGGCATTGCCGGCGAGCAACTGACGGGCACGGGGTTGATTGTCGGCACCCCGGCGTATATGCCTCCGGAACGACTGAGTGGGAAACCGTATGATGGACGCGCTGATGTCTACAGCATTGGCATCATCATGTTCCAAATGATTGCCGGGCAACTTCCGTTTGCTGAAGCTCAAAACAGTCTCTGGGAGTTGATTCTGGCCCATACAACACGTGCCATCCCATCCCTGCGAGCCTATACCGAAAACATCCCGGAAGAACTGGAAACGCTGGTTTATTCGGCTTTGGCGAAAGCCCCGGAAGCCCGTCCATCGGCTCGTGAACTGGCTCATCAACTCAGCATCATCCTGGCTAATTTGGATGAGGTTCAGACCCATCAGGTTACGGCCCCCCGTGAACTCCGGCGTATTTCGACCTTCGAAACCACCCCATTGACAACGGGGCATCAAGGTGAACCCCGACCAACCAGTTTCGAAGGAATGTCGGATGCAATCACCGTTCTGGCTGAAAAGCCTGATACCACCACCCTCACTCAACAGGCTGTGGTCGAACAAACCCAGGAGGTTGCGAGTCTGGAACCACGGCACGTCGCCAATATGGAAACAGTGGTCACTGAACGGCCAGCTCCAACCGACGAATAG